CGATGTATTTGTAAAAGCAGTTTCGCTTCTCCCTTTTGGCATTGGTCAAATTCAGTTCCAGCCGGGCCTTtgcctttctgcctttctccctGCATGCCCCAAGAACATCCTTGCCGTCCACCTGCgctgctgcctttcctgcaaAGCtgtaaattctgtgttttccctgaGTCAGGGAACCATGTCTGGATTCTTCTCGGGGCGGCCAATAAGGACAAAGCTAAACTCTTGGAGAAGGAAACTGTCTGCCTTCCTGCTTGATGCAGCTGGGACATCTCTTCCTGCTTCCCTCGTGCATCAATTCTCTATGGTCTTGCCCAGATCCAGAGGGACATTCCCACAGCTGTTGCTCCCCTTGCCATTGACGGTGCCTTTCTGTCTGCCTGTGCCCAACAGCTGGCCTGGACTGGTGGTGCAGGTACAACGAGCATCACCTGTCACTGGCagtcacctccctgctgctcagcatttGGGCTTCCCTTCCAGTCCCCTGCTTCAGCTGCAACAACGCGACTTCCCCTTTCCACGAGGCCTTCCTGGCTGCATACATCTTTGCATATCAGAGCTTTGCAGTAGTGCCTTCTAAAACCTCCAAGGCCCCTGTAGCTTTCCAGAGCGACAAGACTTGCTGTGTTCCAAATGTCTCCTGCAAGCACAAGAGCTCTGGAGGATTTGTGGGAAGGGGAATGACCGGTGTCCTTCTGCAGGGGCCGTGGCACTGGTGTCCCCGTGGTGCCGGCATAGGGCTGCTCAAGCatcactgtcccctctgcaccCTTGAGGTTTccacctgctgctccttcccttggCCCTCCCTcacacctgcctgcctgcatTGCATGGAGCCTGATTGCTTGCAttgctgtgcctcctgctgACGGGCTGCTGTCATTGAGCAGAATCGTCTTCCCAAGCAGGTTTAGTGCACATGCATGAAACCTGCCTTTGTCTAATATGGCTCAGAATAGCCTGAAAATCATGCCAGGGAGTGGAAGACAGGAAACACAGACATCAGGGAGGAATGTCTTCATGAAAAGGGTGGTCAGGGCTTGGAAGGGGCTGTCCAAGGACGTGGTGGACACCCCAtgcctggaggtgtccaaggaatggctggaggtggcactgagcaCTCTGGCCTgtgtgacaaggtggggatcgGGCACAGATGGACCCGCTGAACACGGTGTCTTCCATGGTCAGTGACTCTGAGCCTCTGGGACACTGTGCCCATGCCTGGAGGCCGCCCTGCCCCAAGCGCTGCCGGAGCCGCCCCGGCCCGAGCTGTTGGCCCGCGCGTTTCTCCTCAGGCCGGGGtggccgctgccgctgccgctgccctgAGCCGGAGCCGGAGCTGCCTGTGCGGCGGAGCGGCCGCGCTTTCCGCCCGGGCCCGGGGCGCCTGTGTGTGCGCTGCTTGCGGGGACCGTGCCGGCCTTGCCAGAGCTGCCCGCGGCTCCCTTCGCCCGGGGGCCGCTGCCGGTGGCGCCGCGCTgaggcggagctgcccctcgCTCTCTGCCGGCGCTAATGTGGCCTTGCGGCCGCGGCGGGAGCTGTGCCGTCAGTGTCCGGGCGCTGCCGCCTCCAGAGCCCGGCTGCCGGAGCGCTTCGCCGCAGGGACTCGGCTGCAGCGGCGCTTGCAGCGGGCTCGTCCGGCCTCCGCCGCTGCTGTTCCCGCCGCGCTGAGGCGGCGCTGCCGCCCCTCAGGCTCCCGGCGCTTCCCGCCCTTGGCGCTGCGCCTCCCTCAGGCTCTCCCGGCGGACACTCCGAGCTTGGCCCGGCTTTCGGGAAGCTCCCCGCGCTCTCCCAGCGCCATGCGGGGCTCTGTCTGTCAAATACGTCGCGTTTGTTGCAGCGCCGGCAAAGGGCCGGGAATGTCCTTCTTGGGTCCTCTAATGACCCCGAGCAGGGAGAAGTTGTGCACCTCCTGCAGCACTCCCTCGCCAAACCTCcttgttcattttctttgtagGGAGATGAAAGATGTATGCTAATGTCTGTACAAATAATGTAAGGGGTTGAAGGTATGGGTGTTAACGTCTTTGAAATGTCTCTACTGTCTTCACGCCGCAGGTTTGTTGCAGACCCCTGACAGCTTGGCCCCTGAGACAGACAAGGGTCTGCACAACCCTGAGCTTCCGAACTTTGTGCTAAAATGCCAGGTTCAAGGGGGCGTATGTGGCAGGCTGCACCTTCCCAGTACCTTagcaatggggaaaggaagagggcaacGTGTGGCTCGGAGTTTGGGATTAAAGGGAGGCTGAGCCCTCTGAAACCCCCGAGAGAGAAAACCCCGCGGACGTGTGCCCTGATGGACTCTTCCTGTATTTGAACATAGTTGAGGGACACCTCTGTCTcttttttggacataaacctctgtCGTGTGTGGATTGTCCTGACTGTTTTCAGGTTGTCTGTAAAACTGCGACAGAAATGGAGGAAGAACAAGTACAGAGAGTcaggggatgcagagcaggTAAGTGCAGGCAGCAGATGCCAGTTCTGCTCCTCTACCTGCACCACCTGCTCTTCCTCAGCTCTCCAAATCCTTCCCTTCCATGGCAATTTCCAGGACTTGCCTGAGCTCAGCGAAGCTGAGTTGCTGTTGGTTCAATACATCATGGATGTCCTTGACAGAGAAGAAGAATTGcagaaacaaatgcagaaagagAATACAGAGGTTCTTCTCGCAGGAAGAGACACAAAGTGAAGAACTCGAGTGGGGGGAAGAAAGCGGATTCCAACACgtcttttccagctcctgcacctATGTAGGAATTGCTGAAACTTTCCTTTTGATTCCAATCCTGGACTGTTATTCCCTTGTCTATTTCCTTGGATCCCAGTTCTTACCTTGGAGGCTATTTCCTTAGCTATTTCCTTACTAATATTTCTGTCACTCTCACTGAATGTTACTTCCTTCACAGTTCTTTCCTTGGATGTTATTTCCTAATAAATGCTGAGTTTGTGCAGCCAGAGTGTCCTGTGAGCCGGCAGAAATATCTGTGTACGTTCAGGGCTGTGCTcgtgtttttgtgtgtgtgctcatGTGTCTGGTGCCAGAAGCAGGACTTACATTCGAGTTGGCAAGGATTAAAcccctgggagggagctggtAAATTCAACCCCACTGACAAGGAAAATCccatttaatgaaaattctccttgttcttcctgtttttcctgatgTATTTGTAAAACcagttttctctcctctcctctcctctcctctcctctcctctcctctcctctcctctcctctcctctcctctcctctcctctcctctcctctcctctcctctcctctcctctcctctcctctcctctcctctcctctcctctcctctcctctcctctcctctcctctcctctcctctcctctcctctcctctcctctcctctcctctcctctcctctcctctcctctcctctcctctcctctcctctcctctcctctcctctcctctcctctcctctcctctcctctcctctcctctcctctcctctcctctcctctccttaCTGAGTTGTTCAGTCTGAacaaaaggaggctcaggggggaccttctGGCTCTCCATCTCTCCCTGACATGAGGGACAGCCTGGTGGGGGGACCAGGCTctcctcccagggaacagggtCAGGCTCTCCTCCcatggaacagggacaggaggagaggaaatggccttgagttgtgccagggaggtttaggttgggcATTAcgaagaatttcttcccagagAGGAGGATTAAACTTTGTAATAGACTGCCCAAGTGGTGGAGTTGCTGTCTGAGGAGGTGATTGAGACGTGGCTCAGTtctctgggctgggggatgaaAAGGTGGGGATTTGGCACAGGTTGCAATCTTGGAGAGCTTTTCTTACCTCACTGGCTCTGATTCTGTCACCAGGACTGaagcctgccctgccccagctgctcagtcctctgccagggcctcctcacgctcacagggaggaattccttcccaatatccaatctaaccctggTGAAGCTgctcccccttgtcctgtccctccatcccttgtcccaaatccctctccagtTCTCCGGGAGCCCCTctgggcactggaaggggctttGAGGTttccctggagcctcctcttctccaggtgagcaccctCAGCTttcccaggctggctccagagcagaggggctccagccctcagagcattTCCATGGCCTCTTCTGGACTCGCTCCAGCAGATCCAGGTCCTTCCTGTTCTgggaccccagggctggaggcagctctgcaggtggggtctcacctgagcaggacACAGGTGCAGAATCCCTCCCTCACCCTCTGGTCACACTGCTGGGGATGgtgataatttcattttgatgcGTTTATAAGACAATAGAATATAGAAATTGCATTTCCACCTGATAAATTGCCCCAGCAGGGATTTATTTCCACAGAGGCCAggttccttctcttcccttgtGTATCACCACATCTTCCCACCTGGAGGTCTCCAAGTTCTGGGTCCAGACAGTGGACTTTGCTTTACCTTTGCCTTTGTGGTTCAAGCTTAGCCAGGGCTGGGTGATTTCTCCTGTAGCAaactcctttcctctcctttttgttAAACAGGCTACACTTCTCTCATTTCAAGAGGGATCTCACATCATTCCTGTGGCTCatccctgagctctcccagggttcttttgttttgttttgtttgtttttgttcttggtttttgtttttgttttgttttggtttttggttgtttttttttttcccccaaagagaGGTCAGACTACCTGGGCAAGAGTTCATTATGAAATGAGACTTCCCCCACTTCCTTCCTGATTTGGTGAGCTTGGTGCCCCTTCCCATTGCTTGAGCTGCCTCAGATGTTCATTCATTACCAGGTTTCAAAATCTTATATCGTTTAATGGCTAACATGTTTGAAAGTAGAAAGAACCTTTGTTTTACGTAGCCCCAGCTACTTGGGGTTCAACACCTGTGGTTCACAAGGCTCTTGTGGCTTGACACATTTATTacatcatttttttcttcttagagaAATACTTTTCCCATGTCTGTGCAAATGAGTCCCACAGCTACTCCTGCTGGTAAGTCACCTTCCACCTCCAGTTgtctcagagcagctctgggctttacatgggctcctgcagggagggctctttccttttgttgttCTGGAAGTGCTGCACACATCTGATACTCTGTCTAAATAATCCTGCAGCTCGGCTGGTTCCAGATATAGCTGACCTCAGTAAGTTGACAGGAAAACACCTCCTTTCCAAAACTAGCGTTTATTTTGGGGCTTAATTTTAGTAGCATTTAGGTTTATTGCCCATTTCTGTTGCTGTTATGCATTTGAGGAGAAGCAGACTTTGGATGTGATGCACGTGGTGTCTCAAAACATTAAACTTTCATCCCtaataaaacactgcaaaacTTTTGGAAACGATATAGACTGAACTGCTCCAATTCAGTGGCATCATTAAAACTGAGATCaaacaaaatttcttctttgagGTCAAACTGTTCCTAGGACAATTCATTGGCCCAAGAGAGAAATCAAGGGTAAATTTCTCCCTACAACGTGTTTTAATTTCATCCCTATGCACACTTTTGTCATATATAAGGGGCACCTTCCCCAGAATTTACCACTTGAAAAGGTTTCTGCTTTAGAAGGACTGATTGACATCACAAGGCAATGAGCCACAAGGACACCCAGCCTCACCCCTTAGCAAGTGCTTCCAAATCCCCGTCTGTTCCCCTTTCCATCGGGCTGGATGGTGCCTTGCAGAGACCCAGCGCTGAATTCCCTCCCACACTCTGTCACGAGGAAAGTGAGTGGGCAGGGAACTGAAGGATGACTTCTGCAGGAACAGAGCTTTCTGTTTGACTCGGCTGCTCACTTCCCTTGTGGGCAGTGCCAGTCAGGTCAGCTCTCTGTGGCtttgggaggggctggagagcaggggctgcaagGGGGAGTGTGGAGAGACAGCAAACCAGTAGAAATTCCATCTTAACTGATACACAAAAAATCTGATGGGTATTGGTTGTGTCACACCCCAGAATGCTCCAGTTTTGCTGCAGCTCTTCAGTAAGGGCCAGTTGTGCCTgtggacagcagtgtcaccacaggGAAAACGGTGTCATGAGGGTGGGCAGACACTGCTCCAGGCAAACTGCAGGAGGAGTCAAAAaccacagaatatcctgagttgggAGGGATcccaaggatcatccagtcccagccctggccctgcacagacaccccaacaatcccaccctgggcatccctgggagtgttgtccaaatgctcctggggcagcctggggactggaaccattccctgggggagcctgggcagtgcccagggctggctcacagcaggagcagctccagagaagCCAAGGCCACCCTGGACTTGGCTCCTTCCAAGCAGACAAGAAAATGCAAACCTTTCTTTTTGTGGGACAAATGGAAGCACATCAGGGTCTCAGGAAATGACACCACAAGAGCAAGCAGTGATGGAGCTGAGCACTGGGAATGAGCTACAACAAccgaggggatttggggacaccgCTCTGTGCCCTCATTTCAGCTGCTTTAATAACAAAACATGACCCTGCAAGGCCAAGGCTTCCATTGCTGTCAGCTTTTCCCCCTCTGCCATGAGGTTGGTGTTGAGAAGTGGCTGTACCTGCTCAGGTGAGTACAAAACTGGGCACAAAACTGAGCCTCCCTGGGAAGCCATGGTATTCCCAAATTCAGTGACAGGAAAATCctcagcttggggctggctTGTGCCAAGGCTGGCCCCAGCACCCACCTTGTGAGCACCACCAACGAAGACCACCTTGGACTCACCTCCTCCCAATttcaccccccagccccaccctcctcagaccccaaatccactttCCCAGACCCAAATCTGCCGCTCAGTCCCAATTctatccccaaatccctcccaagCCACAAATTCACTCCcctcagtcccagctgtgccccaacTGTAAATCCAAGCCCTAATTTAtccttccagccccaaatcacTGTTCAGCCCCAAATCCACTCCCAATTCCCCCCTAGTCCCAAATCCCCACTTCTAGGTCCAAATCCACCCTCACAGCACCAAATCCTTATCCTCCAGCTGCAAATCCACCAGCCAGTCCCAAATCTACCCCTAAATCTGCCCTGTAGCTGCAAACTCACCCCCTTCAGCCCCTATTGTGCCCCCTCCAAAACCACCCTGTAGCAAAGTCTATCCCCAAATCCAACCTTCCACTCCCAAATCCTCACCTCCCGGTCCCAAAcccactgcccagccccaaattccccccagtTCCAAATTCAAGCAAATTCTCAGACCTAAATCCCatctccccagccccccaaatcctcatccTCCAGCTCCAAATATACCTCCCAGACCCAAAccctcagcccccagccccaaatcaccCCTGCCCTTGCGGCATCTGGCCCCTTCCCCCACCCCGAACATCCCGTCCCTCCCAAAAGCCAGACTCGTGTTGGCAGCAGTGGGTTTTATTCTCGAGTTTCCTCTCTCAGGAGCAGCGCGGGCTCAGAGGGCGCAGCTCCCCTCTCCAGAGCGCCGGCACCTCATCACCTTCAGGTAGGTCTCCACCTTGTGCAGGTCCTTTTTGAAGCACGACAGGAGTCCGCAGTTCTTGAGCAGCGCGTCCTCGCCGCGCAGCTGGAGCTCGAATTTCTCGTAGGTGAGTTTGAGCAGCTGCGCGCCCCGCGGGCTCcgctcctccagcccctgcgGGACAGCGGCGACATTCCGGGACAGGCGGGGCCGGACAGCGCCATCTCCCAGGGACAAACCTCCTGCCGAGCTCTGGGAGACGTCAGGGGGATTCCCGCCCGCTCTTAAATTTCAGACAGAGTTTTGGGCGTGTGCGTGGCAGAACGCACAGGTGGACGTGGTGCCGCGGGGTGATGCCACACTGAGTGTGCCAGTGACACACacggggctgcagggagggaggagtgCCCTGGGGGGcttaaaataaaggcaaaatcACACGAtctctctgcagcccctccagccaaGGAGCTGGGGAACTGCACAGATAATTCTTTCCTCCCCACTTTCCCAAAGCTCTGATCCAGCCCCACATCTGGAGATGTGTAATCAGCCActccctctgctgtgctcagcaacAGAATGGTTTTGGTGAGGTAAAAAGTGTCACAAATTGGTGAAAATGGAATATTTGTGTCATTTCTCTGTGTGGCTTCCCAATGCCCAAACACACATGGAATGCAGAGGAAAATCTGCAGTGGTCCTGATTCCTTTGCCTGCTTactccagcacagcaggtcTGTGTTTGCTCACAGGGCTTGACTTGCAGAGTTATTTAACTGCTAAAAGATGTAAATAATGGCCCAGACTCATTTCCCACAGCTACAGCATCAGGGTGATGCTGGCAGATAAACTTACAGAATGAACACAATTGAATGGATGTCCTGGCAGATAATGggcaatttaatttaaaacatcaaACCCCAAATTAAAGGGGCTTATAAGAGAGAGGGAGAGtgacaagggggaatggttttaaactaaaggaGGGGACATTCAGGTTGAGtctcaggaagaaattcctccctgtgaggacGGGCAGGCCCTggtacagggtgcccagagcagctgtggctgcccctggatccctgggagtgtccaaggccaggctggacagggctgggagcagcctgggatagtggaaggtgtccctgccatggtaggggtggcactgggtgggctttTATGTCacttccaagccaaaccattctgggattctctgacaAGATCTTCCTTGGCGAGATCACCCTTCCGCTCTCATCTTGGAGTATTAATGGAAGAGGGAAACATCAGAGCAAATTCTTCCTTGCACAAAAATGGGTTTTTGTTGTGAGGTTGCAAAATTTGCCCCATTTCAAAGTAGTGTGCCTGGAGATGTAACAAAcattgtgctgctgtttgtccGATGTATTTCAGCAACTGGAAATTCTTTCGTGCTGGGTTTGGAAAGATTTTGGATCTGTAATGTTGCAATTCCTGGTGGAATCTGCTCTCTGGGGGGTTGTGGCAGTGCTGGTAACACCTGTCCTGTGTTCTTGACCTCCTCAGTGATGGGACCTGTGCACTGAGGAGTCATGATCTTGTTATCTAAAGGGAAGCAAAGTCGGAAAGATGCCCTGTGGAAGGCAGGGAGATTTCTCATGGTCTGTGGATCCCCGAGAGTGCCCCGTGCCTGGGAGATCTCTGTTATTCCACAGTCATGCTGGAACTTACCCTCATCAGAACTTGGATCCCTTCTTCCAGGTCCTTTAGCTTTTCATACACCCTGTCTGAGGTGCCAAAACCCAAGTTGTTTGTGAACACCTTGCTCAGGTACTGCACCAGGGTCAGCCAGGACTGGATGAGAACCAGGGAAAACCGGAGAAGCTCCATGTCCtgaaactgaggcagaaatgGGGCAAAGCTGAGTAGGTGTGGTGTTTGGTGGAGTGTCCTGCtccctctggagcagcctggagtgATCTAGAGAGggacactgctcctgcagcttccGTTTGCAGGCTGAGGGCACCACCCAGCcccatgtgtgcacacagcagTATCCtcttcctggagctgggaataaGATTTATAGTGTAACCCAGAAGAATATGAATGGTTTAAATAGCAAAGAAGAGAGAGGAGGGTGAAAACACCAAAGGTCTCACAGGTGGAAACCCTCtgatcctgcagcagggactcTACAAACAGGTCTGTGCCTGCCCCAGGTCAGAACTCACCGATTTCTGCTGGGCATCCTCCttccctgtgggagcagggatggtttCCGAGTAGCAGGAGGCTACCTGGGAGTTTTTGTTGGTGTGCCTTTGGTCCTCTGGGATGTAGCTGCGTTCCTGTGGAGACATTCCAGATACACTCGGATCTGCTCCTCGTGGTCTGGAGAAGAGCACAGAGAATTCCCAAGCTGTCCTGCATGGTTCCTCTTTACAAGGAATAAATGGGAGTCAGGAGGTGCCTCTGGATAGGGTGGAGAGCTGGGAAACAGGAATTTGTGTGTTGGCACAACAGCTGCCCTGAAGGTCTCCCTCTCCCTAGGGCAAGGTGCTGCTCTTCGGTAAGGACCAGTTGTGCTTgtggacagcagtgtcacacagggaaCAGGGTGTCACAAGGGTGGGCAGACTCTGCTCCAGGCaaactgcaggaggaggaggaacagaaCACACCCAGGACAGGTTCTTCCAAGGAGGAGATGATTCCCAGGGACAGCCTGTGCCTAAGGGACAGCCCgtgccagctcctgggcagcagcagacacTTTCTGGGTTTGCACACTCAGAGCCTCCCAGGGACAATGTGACCAACACAGGGAAGTCCCATAATATCTGTGCCACCTCCCAACTGGCCCTGTGCAGGGGGTCTGGACACAAGTGCAAATGGCCCCAGAGAGACatcagagaggggacagagagctgACAGTGTCCAGGCTGCTGGTGGGACACAACCTGCCTTATCCTGCTAAGGTTCTTTCTCCTCCCTGAGAGCTGGCAAAAACACCAACAGCTGGGAATTCTCTGGGGAGTCCTACAGTCCTGGAGCCATCAAGGGAACACAGAGGAGGTGCCCTCAGGCCACAGCACTCACAAACTCCTTGTAGGTCTCAGCAGCCAGGAGGTGAAGGTGCTGAGCCCTCAGCACAGCGTTGGCAAACAGGCTGGACAGGGGCATGGCCGGGAAGGTGGCAGCTGGCTGTGGCCACTGCAGTCCCAGGGTGATCACAGCAATGGCCAGAGGAGAGAGCCAGGACCCTGCAAAGTGGAGAGGAAGGTATTGGGAGCCCTTGGGGACTGTGCTGAGGAGGAGGTGGCACCTGGGAATTCATTCCCAGCCtgttctgcctgtgctggctccaCGCTCACCTTCCGTGGTGCCTGTTGGACAATGGATGAGCTCAGCCCTCCCCAAAATCGAGGGAGACCCTTTCACTGGACCTGCctttggggctggggctgctcccagtaTGACCAGCAGCGTCTTCCTGGCCGGAATTGTGGTTGCTCCATGAAAACTCAGGGGTGTCGCTATGGTTTTCCCTGACACACT
This Catharus ustulatus isolate bCatUst1 chromosome 23, bCatUst1.pri.v2, whole genome shotgun sequence DNA region includes the following protein-coding sequences:
- the LOC117006662 gene encoding somatotropin-like, which codes for MPLSSLFANAVLRAQHLHLLAAETYKEFERSYIPEDQRHTNKNSQVASCYSETIPAPTGKEDAQQKSFQDMELLRFSLVLIQSWLTLVQYLSKVFTNNLGFGTSDRVYEKLKDLEEGIQVLMRGLEERSPRGAQLLKLTYEKFELQLRGEDALLKNCGLLSCFKKDLHKVETYLKVMRCRRSGEGSCAL